The DNA segment TGAGCGCGGGAGCAGGTGGCGCACCGCCGAGTGCGTCAGCCGGGTCTTGAGGGCCGTGACGACCATCTGCCCCGTCGGGCCGAACGCGTCGGGCGCACCGAGGTCGTAGCCGAGCTTGGCGGTCTTGGCGATCCGGTCCTTCAGGTCCGCCCCGCCGGCCGAGTAGTAGACCGCGCGCGCCTCGCGCGGGATCGCGCAGCTCATCATCCCGCTGCCGAGGCCGTAGAGCAGGCCGAGATAGAGGCCGCGCCGTTCGTAGAAGGAGAAGGCCTGCGCGAGCGCCGCCGCGTCGGTCCAGGCCGGCAGCACCCGGGCGCGCTCGAGGAACGCGCGCAGGTCCCCCGGCAGTCCGGCCGGCAGCGCCTGCCCGTTGGTGGTCCAGTCGGCGAGCAGCGCGTTGACCTGCTCGACCTGCCCGCGGGCGAACAGGTCGGCGACGATCGCGTCCGCCTCCGGGTCCCACGCCCGCCGCGGGTCGATCCCCCGCCCCGTCCCGGCGACCGACGCCTGCGCCGGCCAGGTCCACGCGTGCGCCGGCGACACGAGCCCCAGCGCCCCCGCCGCCCCGAGCGCCCCGGCCCCGAGCAGCACCGCCCGCCGACTCGGCTCCCCCATCGGTGCCTCCTCGCGCCGCGCCGACTAATACCTACCCAGTGTCGGATTAAATCGGCCCGACCGCGACATCCTTGAGCGCATTTCTCCGCAGGACCGCCGAGGGAAAGACGAAGCCCCCGACCTGGAGTCCAGATCAGGGGCTGTCCTACTGGTGCGCGAGGGGGGAGTTGAACCCCCACGCCCTTGCGGGCACTGGAACCTGAATCCAGCGCGTCTGCCTATTCCGCCACCCGCGCGTGCAGCGGTGCACAGGCTAACACCTGCCACACACTGTCTGAGCAGGCGATGTCGCAGTCCGGGGTCACCGCACGGATAGCATCGGGTCCTGCACAGTCGCCGATCCGACCTCCCGGACCGGGGTGGCCGGGACACCGCACTCCCGGCCGCGCGCCACCTGGCCGGGGGAGTCTCCGCCAGGAGGTGGACGTGGGAGTTCTCCAGCGCTTCGAGCGACGCCTCGAAGGACTGGTGAGCGGGGCCTTCGCGAAGGCGTTCAAGGCCGACGTCCAGCCCGTGGAGATCGCCAGCGCTCTGCAGCGTGAGCTGGACGACCGCGCGGCGATCGTCGGGAAGGGCAACACGATCGTCCCCAACCACTTCGTCGTCGAGCTGTCACGCCACGACTACGACCGGCTGTCCGTCTACGCCAAGACGCTGTCGGAGGAGCT comes from the Sporichthya brevicatena genome and includes:
- a CDS encoding oxygenase MpaB family protein, which codes for MGEPSRRAVLLGAGALGAAGALGLVSPAHAWTWPAQASVAGTGRGIDPRRAWDPEADAIVADLFARGQVEQVNALLADWTTNGQALPAGLPGDLRAFLERARVLPAWTDAAALAQAFSFYERRGLYLGLLYGLGSGMMSCAIPREARAVYYSAGGADLKDRIAKTAKLGYDLGAPDAFGPTGQMVVTALKTRLTHSAVRHLLPRSRHWRSGATENLPISQADILVTWHSLATFSRNKLTAWQVPVTRADEDAFLHLWQVTAHLLGVDDEYIPGTWDSASRQSRQILDPVLAPTPEGVKLAHRLLDLAGAEGGLSRPMLHSFIRYCLGDRITDWLQVPREPASDRAVAEGWPHFLTFRETLVGTPMPGSVFWAQDEFLRLGVLFFLGEGRPISITMPTGNNPNYR
- a CDS encoding DUF3662 domain-containing protein is translated as MGVLQRFERRLEGLVSGAFAKAFKADVQPVEIASALQRELDDRAAIVGKGNTIVPNHFVVELSRHDYDRLSVYAKTLSEELAEVVRDHSAEQRYQLRGDVQVIFEEDPDLDIGVHRIRSSVVASVKSVNPPPAPAPVPRRAAQPPAAQPPAAQPPA